From Candidatus Brocadiaceae bacterium, the proteins below share one genomic window:
- a CDS encoding nitroreductase family protein, producing the protein MIRELIKKNRSYRRFYQEVAIGEDMLKELVELARLSSSAGNLQPLKYILSYDTQKNSLIFQHLIWAGYLKDWPGPAEGEKPSAYIIILGDTSISKTFGCDHGIASQSILLGAIEKGLGGCIIGSIQREELRKALRIRSIFEILLVLALGKPKETVMIETVEPSGDIKYWRDSGSVHHVPKRSLESIIIR; encoded by the coding sequence ATGATACGAGAGTTAATAAAAAAAAACAGGAGCTACCGAAGATTTTACCAGGAGGTTGCAATTGGAGAGGATATGCTGAAAGAACTTGTTGAACTGGCAAGACTTTCTTCCTCTGCGGGAAACCTGCAGCCGTTAAAATACATCCTTTCTTACGATACGCAAAAGAATTCCTTAATATTTCAACACCTTATTTGGGCTGGTTATCTGAAAGACTGGCCTGGTCCGGCTGAAGGAGAAAAACCATCCGCGTATATTATTATTCTTGGTGATACATCAATCAGTAAGACTTTCGGCTGTGACCATGGCATTGCGTCTCAAAGCATACTTTTAGGAGCAATAGAGAAAGGTCTTGGGGGCTGTATTATTGGTTCAATACAAAGGGAGGAACTCAGAAAGGCTTTGCGCATACGTTCCATCTTTGAAATACTTCTTGTCCTGGCTCTCGGAAAACCAAAAGAAACGGTAATGATTGAGACCGTAGAACCTTCCGGTGATATCAAATATTGGCGTGACAGTGGATCTGTGCATCACGTGCCAAAACGGTCATTGGAAAGTATCATCATACGGTAA
- the murD gene encoding UDP-N-acetylmuramoyl-L-alanine--D-glutamate ligase, translated as MIRYIFLMSMNYGYKNKTITIMGLGLFGGGLGAARFFAQQGAHVTVTDLKEAKDLSHSLAQLERFPISYKLGGHDEEDFIQTDMVIVNPAVPKNSRFIQLAAEHHVPINTEINIFFTLCPAPIIGITGSAGKSTTTFLTGRILQKSSHKTWVGGNIGKSLLMHIEEIKPSDTIVLELSSFQLENLHTTQKSPYISVLTNISPNHLDRHGNMEEYIQAKKNIILHQKNTDYVILNYDDPELRRWEQECKSHVLWYSTKQEIRSGAFIKNDTIKISVHGKIITIPSVSKIKIPGIHNLQNILAASCAAYLRGAEKQHIEQEITTFEGLEHRLEFVCKAHGICYYNDSKATTPESAVAALTSFKTPIILIAGGYDKGSNFEDFAETCIHNCKAVILIGKTAKKIKKLLLMKKKGKNTPLLFISNNLRKSVQQANAVAKPGDVVLLSPACASYDMFQNYEERGREFKHIAQTL; from the coding sequence TTGATTAGATATATTTTCCTCATGTCAATGAATTATGGATACAAAAATAAAACTATTACCATCATGGGATTAGGCCTCTTTGGAGGAGGGCTGGGCGCCGCCAGGTTTTTTGCGCAGCAGGGAGCACATGTTACGGTGACAGACTTAAAAGAGGCAAAAGATCTTTCTCATTCCCTAGCGCAATTAGAAAGATTTCCCATTTCGTACAAACTGGGAGGACACGACGAAGAGGATTTTATCCAAACGGACATGGTTATCGTGAATCCTGCAGTTCCAAAAAATTCAAGATTTATACAACTAGCAGCGGAGCATCATGTTCCCATAAATACCGAGATAAATATTTTTTTTACCTTATGCCCAGCTCCTATCATCGGCATAACTGGCAGTGCTGGAAAATCTACCACAACATTCCTTACCGGCAGAATATTACAGAAATCATCACACAAAACATGGGTTGGCGGCAACATTGGAAAATCTCTTCTCATGCACATCGAAGAGATAAAGCCCTCTGACACCATAGTCCTCGAACTTTCCAGTTTTCAATTGGAAAACCTTCATACTACACAAAAGAGCCCTTACATTAGTGTTTTAACAAACATTTCACCCAACCACCTTGATAGACATGGAAACATGGAAGAGTATATTCAGGCAAAAAAAAATATCATCCTGCATCAAAAAAATACGGACTATGTTATTCTCAATTATGATGATCCTGAATTAAGAAGATGGGAACAGGAATGCAAAAGCCATGTTTTATGGTACAGTACAAAACAGGAAATAAGAAGCGGTGCCTTTATAAAAAATGATACAATAAAAATTTCCGTACATGGGAAGATAATAACAATACCCTCTGTATCCAAAATTAAGATACCTGGCATCCATAATCTTCAAAATATTTTGGCTGCCTCATGTGCGGCCTATTTACGGGGCGCCGAGAAACAACACATAGAGCAGGAAATTACAACGTTTGAAGGATTGGAACATCGACTCGAATTTGTGTGTAAGGCACATGGCATATGTTATTACAATGATTCCAAAGCAACAACCCCAGAGTCGGCCGTAGCAGCGCTTACTTCCTTTAAAACACCGATAATACTTATTGCTGGAGGATATGACAAGGGAAGTAATTTTGAGGACTTTGCAGAAACATGTATCCACAATTGCAAGGCGGTCATTCTAATCGGAAAAACTGCGAAAAAAATAAAAAAACTCCTTCTCATGAAAAAGAAAGGGAAAAACACCCCATTACTGTTCATATCTAATAACCTCAGAAAGTCAGTTCAACAAGCAAATGCTGTGGCAAAACCCGGAGACGTTGTGCTGCTATCACCCGCGTGCGCCAGTTATGATATGTTTCAGAATTACGAAGAACGAGGAAGAGAATTTAAGCACATAGCACAAACACTGTAA
- a CDS encoding UpxY family transcription antiterminator, whose product MDRDSACWFAVHTRSRHEKQVDLLLKEKNIETFLPLIETPSRRKDRKKFIDLPLFPGYLFVNTSANEIYKIVSTRGIVRVLGEDSITPTPIPEKQVAELKILVSSKVKLDPYKFLKSGTRIRVIAGPLKGVEGFLLKRKSNYRVIVSIDLLQKAASAEVCIEDIESID is encoded by the coding sequence ATGGATCGAGACTCCGCTTGTTGGTTTGCCGTTCATACCAGATCTCGGCATGAAAAACAGGTTGATTTACTTCTTAAAGAAAAAAATATTGAAACATTCCTCCCTCTTATCGAAACACCAAGCCGTAGAAAAGACAGGAAAAAATTTATAGACCTTCCACTCTTCCCCGGATATTTGTTTGTAAACACTTCGGCAAATGAGATTTACAAAATAGTATCCACTCGTGGCATTGTAAGAGTTCTGGGTGAAGATTCCATCACTCCTACCCCCATACCGGAGAAACAAGTAGCCGAACTAAAGATACTCGTTTCAAGTAAGGTAAAATTAGATCCATACAAATTCTTAAAAAGCGGCACAAGAATAAGAGTCATTGCGGGTCCCTTAAAGGGAGTAGAGGGATTCCTTTTGAAAAGAAAGTCAAACTACAGAGTTATTGTTTCTATAGACCTTTTGCAGAAAGCGGCGTCAGCAGAGGTTTGCATTGAAGATATAGAATCCATTGATTAG
- a CDS encoding HEAT repeat domain-containing protein, translated as MDITFNNGRLSVKLKDSPLENVLQEIMIQSGAKIWLNDKIDEKVTIEYKNIPVEEGVRRILKDKNYAFVYSPYETNAGKLSIVGSSKSKEIFADVKNNQLNAHLTDRLHNLERRNKLKAKRPTFDALAKDALENDDAKKRRKAIIALGKSRNIKAIEIITKALTNDADENVRLSAIDALLDINGGKVIESIAVALKDRDPWIRENAVQALGELGNEASSKYIQSALNDENSDVRTLAQEILEELEDEK; from the coding sequence TTGGATATTACATTCAATAATGGGCGTTTGTCTGTAAAACTGAAAGATTCTCCTCTGGAAAATGTACTACAGGAAATCATGATACAAAGTGGCGCAAAGATTTGGTTAAATGATAAAATTGATGAAAAGGTTACGATAGAATATAAAAATATACCTGTCGAAGAAGGTGTTCGGAGAATTCTTAAAGACAAAAACTATGCATTTGTTTATTCTCCCTATGAAACAAATGCGGGGAAACTTTCTATCGTTGGTTCCAGTAAATCAAAGGAAATTTTTGCTGATGTGAAGAATAACCAATTAAATGCTCACCTTACCGACCGCCTGCACAACCTTGAGAGAAGAAACAAATTAAAAGCAAAAAGACCTACCTTTGACGCATTAGCAAAAGATGCCTTGGAAAACGATGATGCAAAAAAAAGAAGAAAAGCAATTATTGCATTAGGAAAAAGCAGGAATATCAAGGCAATTGAAATTATTACAAAGGCATTGACAAACGATGCCGATGAAAATGTCAGATTAAGCGCTATTGATGCATTATTGGATATCAACGGTGGAAAAGTGATTGAGTCCATCGCTGTTGCTCTCAAAGATCGTGATCCCTGGATACGGGAAAATGCAGTTCAGGCATTGGGTGAATTAGGAAACGAGGCCTCCAGTAAATACATTCAATCTGCACTTAATGATGAAAATAGTGATGTTCGGACACTAGCGCAGGAAATACTGGAAGAACTTGAAGACGAAAAATAA